From a region of the Cololabis saira isolate AMF1-May2022 chromosome 8, fColSai1.1, whole genome shotgun sequence genome:
- the phf20a gene encoding PHD finger protein 20 isoform X1 has translation MSKTPPNRRGISFEVGAQLEARDSLKNWYAASIEKIDYEDEKVLIHYRQWSHRYDEWFDWTSPYLRPVERIQLRRQGLHDDASAPGFHVNDKVLASWSDCRFYPAKVLSVHKDGTYTVKFYDGVIQTVKEMHVKPFIKEKGGAGGKSRSSERNMVRKAQTRRDRKPQENGGPKSKRARRSTSDQEDSNSDDEEQEEGMESEKNKKSNGALEASKNIKQELSEGEQDKPGDEEKGAVLTNGAAAEKSEGVCHVNGDVKKEEEETEVSGLKPYTESSQSCAEMPGQSAPPAEQAPVTTATAEPSASVQPAVDAAPPQPVKPVRKQGFHNPNRFSREPLYRVIKNQPPLVLSVNLDHNPFKCSSPGCTKSFRKAKLLHYHMKYYHGEEQPPEEEHSPTRSVQTRASEKEPAALDGSKRRRTISASMHVASRGDLKSAGRRTSAPPAVSNQGHQQRALLRDKSKENHLDRNGCQLQNSDRTGFDVGSVKDKPKEKPKQKDFLRIKLKKKKKKKSKSESTGSEENIDISVLGLHSKLTLPLKPPPTHNHYGSRPGHSLSQQIREDDDDSISDWSTDSCGWSDDDFDMDLDVTTPPLSVDSGAVDTSDQERVRCVCEVEEENDFMIQCEDCLCWQHGTCMGLLEDNVPDRYTCYVCRDPPGLRQSLRYWYDREWLTNGHMYGLSFLEENYSHQNAKKISTTHQLLGDVQHVVEVLNGLQLKMSVLQSSTHSDLQLWRQPWKHLERCQTSDSCRGSNTAPSPATPEEDMSRGEILMSNALEKLSRAATAASSSYSSSSSPFPSFQDSYITSDHCYQKPRAYYPAVEQRLVVETRQGSELEDSMRSTEELLEREQRYGGLLDVERPKSTGVSNKASMGVSWSQAESREDAGKDAGDPGDNRQHQQWQINLLDHIDAVQDEVSHRMDFIERELDVLESWLDYTGELEPPEPLARLPQLKHRMKRLLTQLSKVQQISLFSST, from the exons ATGAGTAAGACGCCCCCTAACAGAAGAGGGATATCATTTGAGGTGGGAGCTCAGCTTGAGGCTAGAGACAGCCTCAAAAACTG GTACGCTGCCAGCATAGAGAAGATTGACTACGAGGATGAGAAAGTGTTAATTCATTACCGGCAGTGGAGCCACCGTTACGACGAGTGGTTTGACTGGACAAGTCCCTACCTGAGACCTGTAGAGAGAATTCAGCTGAGGAGGCAGGGCCTGCATGACGACGCCTCTGCGCCT GGCTTTCATGTCAACGACAAGGTTCTGGCCAGCTGGTCCGACTGCCGTTTCTACCCCGCTAAAGTCCTTTCAGTTCACAAAGATG GAACCTACACAGTGAAGTTCTACGATGGCGTCATACAGACTGTGAAGGAGATGCACGTGAAGCCCTTCATTAAAGAG AAAGGTGGTGCTGGagggaagtcccggtcctctgaGAGGAACATGGTTAGGAAGGCCCAAACCCGCCGAGACAGGAAGCCCCAGGAGAACGGAGGGCCCAAGAGCAAGCGAGCCAGGCGCAGCACCTCCGACCAGGAGGACAGCAACAGCGACGatgaggagcaggaagaagggatggaaagtgagaaaaacaagaaatccAACGGCGCACTCGAGGCTTCAAAAAACATCAAGCAGGAACTGTCTGAAGGAGAGCAGGACAAGCCCGGGGACGAGGAAAAGGGGGCGGTGCTCACAAACGGAGCGGCGGCTGAGAAGAGCGAGGGCGTTTGCCACGTCAACGGAGAcgtgaagaaagaggaggaggagacggaggtGTCTGGACTGAAGCCGTACACGGAGTCATCCCAGTCCTGCGCGGAGATGCCCGGCCAGTCGGCGCCGCCGGCGGAGCAGGCGCCCGTCACCACGGCGACCGCCGAGCCGTCGGCGAGCGTGCAGCCAGCAGTGGACGCGGCGCCTCCACAGCCCGTAAAAC CGGTGAGGAAGCAGGGCTTCCACAATCCCAACAGATTCAGCAGGGAGCCGC TGTACCGCGTCATCAAGAACCAGCCCCCGCTGGTGCTGTCCGTCAACCTGGACCACAACCCGTTCAAGTGCAGCTCTCCCGGCTGCACCAAGTCCTTCCGCAAAGCCAAGCTGCTGCACTACCATATGAAGTACTACCACGGTGAGGAGCAGCCCCCGGAGGAGGAGCACAGCCCCACCCGGAGCGTGCAGACCCGGGCCTCGGAGAAGGAGCCCGCCGCCCTGGACGGCTCCAAGCGCCGGCGGACCATCTCCGCCTCCATGC ATGTAGCCTCGCGAGGGGATCTGAAGAGCGCAGGCAGGCGCACGTCGGCCCCGCCCGCAGTCAGCAACCAGGgccaccagcagagggcgctgctgAGGGACAAGAGCAAGGAGAACCACCTGGACCGGAACGGGTGCCAGCTGCAGAACTCGGACCGGACCGGCTTCGACGTCG GATCTGTAAAAGACAAACCAAAAGAGAAACCAAAACAGAAGGACTTCCTGCGTATTAAactaaagaagaaaaagaagaagaagtcaAAGTCTG AGAGCACAGGTAGTGAGGAGAATATTGACATCTCAGTATTGGGTCTTCACTCCAAATTGACCTTGCCACTcaaacccccccccacacacaatCACTACGGCAGCAGGCCCGGACACAGCCTCTCACAGCAGATACGCGAGGACG ACGACGACAGCATCAGCGACTGGTCCACGGACAGCTGCGGCTGGAGCGACGACGACTTCGACATGGACCTGGACGTCACCACGCCGCCGCTCAGCGTGGACTCCGGCGCCGTGGACACCAGCGACCAGGAGAGAgtgagatgtgtgtgtgaggtggaggaggagaacgACTTCATGATCCAG TGCGAGGACTGTCTGTGCTGGCAGCACGGCACGTGCATGGGCCTGCTGGAGGACAACGTGCCCGACCGCTACACCTGCTACGTCTGCAGAGATCCACCAG GTCTGAGGCAGAGCCTGCGTTACTGGTACGACCGCGAGTGGCTGACCAACGGCCACATGTACGGCCTCTCCTTCCTGGAGGAGAACTACTCCCACCAGAACGCCAAGAAGATCAGCACCACGCACCAGCTGCTGGGAGACGTGCAGCACGTGGTGGAGGTGCTGAACGGCCTGCAGCTCAAGATGAGCGTGCTGCA GAGCAGCACCCACTCGGACCTGCAGCTGTGGCGTCAGccctggaaacacctggagaGGTGTCAGACCTCGGACTCGTGCCGCGGCAGCAACACGGCCCCGTCCCCTGCCACCCCGGAGGAGGACATGAGCCGGGGAGAGATCCTGATGTCCAACGCTCTGGAGAAGCTGAGCCGGGCCGCCACGGCGGCTAGCTCGTCCTACTCCAGCTCCTCGTCCCCGTTCCCGTCCTTCCAGGACTCGTACATCACCAGCGACCACTGCTACCAGAAGCCCCGCGCCTACTACCCGGCCGTGGAGCAGCGGCTGGTGGTGGAGACCCGGCAGGGCTCGGAGCTGGAGGACAGCATGAGGAGcacggaggagctgctggagcgggAGCAGCGCTACGGGGGCCTGCTGGACGTGGAGAGACCCAAGTCTACGGGCGTCAGCAACAAG GCTTCGATGGGGGTGTCGTGGTCGCAGGCTGAGAGCAGGGAGGACGCTGGGAAGGATGCGGGTGATCCGGGAGACAACAGGCAGCACCAGCAGTGGCAGATCAACCTGCTGGATCACATAGACGCGGTGCAGGACGAGGTCTCGCACAGGATGGACTTCATCGAGAGGGAGCTGGACG TGCTGGAGAGCTGGCTGGACTACACCGGGGAGCTGGAGCCTCCTGAACCTCTGGCACGCCTACCTCAGCTCAAACATCGCATGAAGCGGCTGCTGACGCAGCTGAGCAAGGTGCAGCAGATTTCTCTGTTCAGCTCCACGTGA
- the phf20a gene encoding PHD finger protein 20 isoform X5 — translation MSKTPPNRRGISFEVGAQLEARDSLKNWYAASIEKIDYEDEKVLIHYRQWSHRYDEWFDWTSPYLRPVERIQLRRQGLHDDASAPVSAPHHGFHVNDKVLASWSDCRFYPAKVLSVHKDGTYTVKFYDGVIQTVKEMHVKPFIKEKGGAGGKSRSSERNMVRKAQTRRDRKPQENGGPKSKRARRSTSDQEDSNSDDEEQEEGMESEKNKKSNGALEASKNIKQELSEGEQDKPGDEEKGAVLTNGAAAEKSEGVCHVNGDVKKEEEETEVSGLKPYTESSQSCAEMPGQSAPPAEQAPVTTATAEPSASVQPAVDAAPPQPVKPVRKQGFHNPNRFSREPLYRVIKNQPPLVLSVNLDHNPFKCSSPGCTKSFRKAKLLHYHMKYYHGEEQPPEEEHSPTRSVQTRASEKEPAALDGSKRRRTISASMHVASRGDLKSAGRRTSAPPAVSNQGHQQRALLRDKSKENHLDRNGCQLQNSDRTGFDVDDDSISDWSTDSCGWSDDDFDMDLDVTTPPLSVDSGAVDTSDQERVRCVCEVEEENDFMIQCEDCLCWQHGTCMGLLEDNVPDRYTCYVCRDPPGLRQSLRYWYDREWLTNGHMYGLSFLEENYSHQNAKKISTTHQLLGDVQHVVEVLNGLQLKMSVLQSSTHSDLQLWRQPWKHLERCQTSDSCRGSNTAPSPATPEEDMSRGEILMSNALEKLSRAATAASSSYSSSSSPFPSFQDSYITSDHCYQKPRAYYPAVEQRLVVETRQGSELEDSMRSTEELLEREQRYGGLLDVERPKSTGVSNKASMGVSWSQAESREDAGKDAGDPGDNRQHQQWQINLLDHIDAVQDEVSHRMDFIERELDVLESWLDYTGELEPPEPLARLPQLKHRMKRLLTQLSKVQQISLFSST, via the exons ATGAGTAAGACGCCCCCTAACAGAAGAGGGATATCATTTGAGGTGGGAGCTCAGCTTGAGGCTAGAGACAGCCTCAAAAACTG GTACGCTGCCAGCATAGAGAAGATTGACTACGAGGATGAGAAAGTGTTAATTCATTACCGGCAGTGGAGCCACCGTTACGACGAGTGGTTTGACTGGACAAGTCCCTACCTGAGACCTGTAGAGAGAATTCAGCTGAGGAGGCAGGGCCTGCATGACGACGCCTCTGCGCCTGTAAGCGCTCCACATCAC GGCTTTCATGTCAACGACAAGGTTCTGGCCAGCTGGTCCGACTGCCGTTTCTACCCCGCTAAAGTCCTTTCAGTTCACAAAGATG GAACCTACACAGTGAAGTTCTACGATGGCGTCATACAGACTGTGAAGGAGATGCACGTGAAGCCCTTCATTAAAGAG AAAGGTGGTGCTGGagggaagtcccggtcctctgaGAGGAACATGGTTAGGAAGGCCCAAACCCGCCGAGACAGGAAGCCCCAGGAGAACGGAGGGCCCAAGAGCAAGCGAGCCAGGCGCAGCACCTCCGACCAGGAGGACAGCAACAGCGACGatgaggagcaggaagaagggatggaaagtgagaaaaacaagaaatccAACGGCGCACTCGAGGCTTCAAAAAACATCAAGCAGGAACTGTCTGAAGGAGAGCAGGACAAGCCCGGGGACGAGGAAAAGGGGGCGGTGCTCACAAACGGAGCGGCGGCTGAGAAGAGCGAGGGCGTTTGCCACGTCAACGGAGAcgtgaagaaagaggaggaggagacggaggtGTCTGGACTGAAGCCGTACACGGAGTCATCCCAGTCCTGCGCGGAGATGCCCGGCCAGTCGGCGCCGCCGGCGGAGCAGGCGCCCGTCACCACGGCGACCGCCGAGCCGTCGGCGAGCGTGCAGCCAGCAGTGGACGCGGCGCCTCCACAGCCCGTAAAAC CGGTGAGGAAGCAGGGCTTCCACAATCCCAACAGATTCAGCAGGGAGCCGC TGTACCGCGTCATCAAGAACCAGCCCCCGCTGGTGCTGTCCGTCAACCTGGACCACAACCCGTTCAAGTGCAGCTCTCCCGGCTGCACCAAGTCCTTCCGCAAAGCCAAGCTGCTGCACTACCATATGAAGTACTACCACGGTGAGGAGCAGCCCCCGGAGGAGGAGCACAGCCCCACCCGGAGCGTGCAGACCCGGGCCTCGGAGAAGGAGCCCGCCGCCCTGGACGGCTCCAAGCGCCGGCGGACCATCTCCGCCTCCATGC ATGTAGCCTCGCGAGGGGATCTGAAGAGCGCAGGCAGGCGCACGTCGGCCCCGCCCGCAGTCAGCAACCAGGgccaccagcagagggcgctgctgAGGGACAAGAGCAAGGAGAACCACCTGGACCGGAACGGGTGCCAGCTGCAGAACTCGGACCGGACCGGCTTCGACGTCG ACGACGACAGCATCAGCGACTGGTCCACGGACAGCTGCGGCTGGAGCGACGACGACTTCGACATGGACCTGGACGTCACCACGCCGCCGCTCAGCGTGGACTCCGGCGCCGTGGACACCAGCGACCAGGAGAGAgtgagatgtgtgtgtgaggtggaggaggagaacgACTTCATGATCCAG TGCGAGGACTGTCTGTGCTGGCAGCACGGCACGTGCATGGGCCTGCTGGAGGACAACGTGCCCGACCGCTACACCTGCTACGTCTGCAGAGATCCACCAG GTCTGAGGCAGAGCCTGCGTTACTGGTACGACCGCGAGTGGCTGACCAACGGCCACATGTACGGCCTCTCCTTCCTGGAGGAGAACTACTCCCACCAGAACGCCAAGAAGATCAGCACCACGCACCAGCTGCTGGGAGACGTGCAGCACGTGGTGGAGGTGCTGAACGGCCTGCAGCTCAAGATGAGCGTGCTGCA GAGCAGCACCCACTCGGACCTGCAGCTGTGGCGTCAGccctggaaacacctggagaGGTGTCAGACCTCGGACTCGTGCCGCGGCAGCAACACGGCCCCGTCCCCTGCCACCCCGGAGGAGGACATGAGCCGGGGAGAGATCCTGATGTCCAACGCTCTGGAGAAGCTGAGCCGGGCCGCCACGGCGGCTAGCTCGTCCTACTCCAGCTCCTCGTCCCCGTTCCCGTCCTTCCAGGACTCGTACATCACCAGCGACCACTGCTACCAGAAGCCCCGCGCCTACTACCCGGCCGTGGAGCAGCGGCTGGTGGTGGAGACCCGGCAGGGCTCGGAGCTGGAGGACAGCATGAGGAGcacggaggagctgctggagcgggAGCAGCGCTACGGGGGCCTGCTGGACGTGGAGAGACCCAAGTCTACGGGCGTCAGCAACAAG GCTTCGATGGGGGTGTCGTGGTCGCAGGCTGAGAGCAGGGAGGACGCTGGGAAGGATGCGGGTGATCCGGGAGACAACAGGCAGCACCAGCAGTGGCAGATCAACCTGCTGGATCACATAGACGCGGTGCAGGACGAGGTCTCGCACAGGATGGACTTCATCGAGAGGGAGCTGGACG TGCTGGAGAGCTGGCTGGACTACACCGGGGAGCTGGAGCCTCCTGAACCTCTGGCACGCCTACCTCAGCTCAAACATCGCATGAAGCGGCTGCTGACGCAGCTGAGCAAGGTGCAGCAGATTTCTCTGTTCAGCTCCACGTGA
- the phf20a gene encoding PHD finger protein 20 isoform X7 — translation MSKTPPNRRGISFEVGAQLEARDSLKNWYAASIEKIDYEDEKVLIHYRQWSHRYDEWFDWTSPYLRPVERIQLRRQGLHDDASAPGFHVNDKVLASWSDCRFYPAKVLSVHKDGTYTVKFYDGVIQTVKEMHVKPFIKEKGGAGGKSRSSERNMVRKAQTRRDRKPQENGGPKSKRARRSTSDQEDSNSDDEEQEEGMESEKNKKSNGALEASKNIKQELSEGEQDKPGDEEKGAVLTNGAAAEKSEGVCHVNGDVKKEEEETEVSGLKPYTESSQSCAEMPGQSAPPAEQAPVTTATAEPSASVQPAVDAAPPQPVKPVRKQGFHNPNRFSREPLYRVIKNQPPLVLSVNLDHNPFKCSSPGCTKSFRKAKLLHYHMKYYHGEEQPPEEEHSPTRSVQTRASEKEPAALDGSKRRRTISASMHVASRGDLKSAGRRTSAPPAVSNQGHQQRALLRDKSKENHLDRNGCQLQNSDRTGFDVGSVKDKPKEKPKQKDFLRIKLKKKKKKKSKSDDDSISDWSTDSCGWSDDDFDMDLDVTTPPLSVDSGAVDTSDQERVRCVCEVEEENDFMIQCEDCLCWQHGTCMGLLEDNVPDRYTCYVCRDPPGLRQSLRYWYDREWLTNGHMYGLSFLEENYSHQNAKKISTTHQLLGDVQHVVEVLNGLQLKMSVLQSSTHSDLQLWRQPWKHLERCQTSDSCRGSNTAPSPATPEEDMSRGEILMSNALEKLSRAATAASSSYSSSSSPFPSFQDSYITSDHCYQKPRAYYPAVEQRLVVETRQGSELEDSMRSTEELLEREQRYGGLLDVERPKSTGVSNKASMGVSWSQAESREDAGKDAGDPGDNRQHQQWQINLLDHIDAVQDEVSHRMDFIERELDVLESWLDYTGELEPPEPLARLPQLKHRMKRLLTQLSKVQQISLFSST, via the exons ATGAGTAAGACGCCCCCTAACAGAAGAGGGATATCATTTGAGGTGGGAGCTCAGCTTGAGGCTAGAGACAGCCTCAAAAACTG GTACGCTGCCAGCATAGAGAAGATTGACTACGAGGATGAGAAAGTGTTAATTCATTACCGGCAGTGGAGCCACCGTTACGACGAGTGGTTTGACTGGACAAGTCCCTACCTGAGACCTGTAGAGAGAATTCAGCTGAGGAGGCAGGGCCTGCATGACGACGCCTCTGCGCCT GGCTTTCATGTCAACGACAAGGTTCTGGCCAGCTGGTCCGACTGCCGTTTCTACCCCGCTAAAGTCCTTTCAGTTCACAAAGATG GAACCTACACAGTGAAGTTCTACGATGGCGTCATACAGACTGTGAAGGAGATGCACGTGAAGCCCTTCATTAAAGAG AAAGGTGGTGCTGGagggaagtcccggtcctctgaGAGGAACATGGTTAGGAAGGCCCAAACCCGCCGAGACAGGAAGCCCCAGGAGAACGGAGGGCCCAAGAGCAAGCGAGCCAGGCGCAGCACCTCCGACCAGGAGGACAGCAACAGCGACGatgaggagcaggaagaagggatggaaagtgagaaaaacaagaaatccAACGGCGCACTCGAGGCTTCAAAAAACATCAAGCAGGAACTGTCTGAAGGAGAGCAGGACAAGCCCGGGGACGAGGAAAAGGGGGCGGTGCTCACAAACGGAGCGGCGGCTGAGAAGAGCGAGGGCGTTTGCCACGTCAACGGAGAcgtgaagaaagaggaggaggagacggaggtGTCTGGACTGAAGCCGTACACGGAGTCATCCCAGTCCTGCGCGGAGATGCCCGGCCAGTCGGCGCCGCCGGCGGAGCAGGCGCCCGTCACCACGGCGACCGCCGAGCCGTCGGCGAGCGTGCAGCCAGCAGTGGACGCGGCGCCTCCACAGCCCGTAAAAC CGGTGAGGAAGCAGGGCTTCCACAATCCCAACAGATTCAGCAGGGAGCCGC TGTACCGCGTCATCAAGAACCAGCCCCCGCTGGTGCTGTCCGTCAACCTGGACCACAACCCGTTCAAGTGCAGCTCTCCCGGCTGCACCAAGTCCTTCCGCAAAGCCAAGCTGCTGCACTACCATATGAAGTACTACCACGGTGAGGAGCAGCCCCCGGAGGAGGAGCACAGCCCCACCCGGAGCGTGCAGACCCGGGCCTCGGAGAAGGAGCCCGCCGCCCTGGACGGCTCCAAGCGCCGGCGGACCATCTCCGCCTCCATGC ATGTAGCCTCGCGAGGGGATCTGAAGAGCGCAGGCAGGCGCACGTCGGCCCCGCCCGCAGTCAGCAACCAGGgccaccagcagagggcgctgctgAGGGACAAGAGCAAGGAGAACCACCTGGACCGGAACGGGTGCCAGCTGCAGAACTCGGACCGGACCGGCTTCGACGTCG GATCTGTAAAAGACAAACCAAAAGAGAAACCAAAACAGAAGGACTTCCTGCGTATTAAactaaagaagaaaaagaagaagaagtcaAAGTCTG ACGACGACAGCATCAGCGACTGGTCCACGGACAGCTGCGGCTGGAGCGACGACGACTTCGACATGGACCTGGACGTCACCACGCCGCCGCTCAGCGTGGACTCCGGCGCCGTGGACACCAGCGACCAGGAGAGAgtgagatgtgtgtgtgaggtggaggaggagaacgACTTCATGATCCAG TGCGAGGACTGTCTGTGCTGGCAGCACGGCACGTGCATGGGCCTGCTGGAGGACAACGTGCCCGACCGCTACACCTGCTACGTCTGCAGAGATCCACCAG GTCTGAGGCAGAGCCTGCGTTACTGGTACGACCGCGAGTGGCTGACCAACGGCCACATGTACGGCCTCTCCTTCCTGGAGGAGAACTACTCCCACCAGAACGCCAAGAAGATCAGCACCACGCACCAGCTGCTGGGAGACGTGCAGCACGTGGTGGAGGTGCTGAACGGCCTGCAGCTCAAGATGAGCGTGCTGCA GAGCAGCACCCACTCGGACCTGCAGCTGTGGCGTCAGccctggaaacacctggagaGGTGTCAGACCTCGGACTCGTGCCGCGGCAGCAACACGGCCCCGTCCCCTGCCACCCCGGAGGAGGACATGAGCCGGGGAGAGATCCTGATGTCCAACGCTCTGGAGAAGCTGAGCCGGGCCGCCACGGCGGCTAGCTCGTCCTACTCCAGCTCCTCGTCCCCGTTCCCGTCCTTCCAGGACTCGTACATCACCAGCGACCACTGCTACCAGAAGCCCCGCGCCTACTACCCGGCCGTGGAGCAGCGGCTGGTGGTGGAGACCCGGCAGGGCTCGGAGCTGGAGGACAGCATGAGGAGcacggaggagctgctggagcgggAGCAGCGCTACGGGGGCCTGCTGGACGTGGAGAGACCCAAGTCTACGGGCGTCAGCAACAAG GCTTCGATGGGGGTGTCGTGGTCGCAGGCTGAGAGCAGGGAGGACGCTGGGAAGGATGCGGGTGATCCGGGAGACAACAGGCAGCACCAGCAGTGGCAGATCAACCTGCTGGATCACATAGACGCGGTGCAGGACGAGGTCTCGCACAGGATGGACTTCATCGAGAGGGAGCTGGACG TGCTGGAGAGCTGGCTGGACTACACCGGGGAGCTGGAGCCTCCTGAACCTCTGGCACGCCTACCTCAGCTCAAACATCGCATGAAGCGGCTGCTGACGCAGCTGAGCAAGGTGCAGCAGATTTCTCTGTTCAGCTCCACGTGA